From a single Streptomyces liliifuscus genomic region:
- a CDS encoding peptidoglycan recognition protein family protein — translation MCARRTTPPHRARGALRGVGARWRRERRRTGPGTDGDTGPRPAALARIPRPARIALACVPGLVAVTGLVLCAVGVDRTPGEAKRPVAARAAVGHQAARPPIVPRERWLADAAYTRPPTRYAGRVTAVFVHHTDSPNGYDCADAPKIIRYLYAGQAGVRHWDDIGYNFLVDRCGTIYEGRAGGIDRAVVGAHTQGFNVGTMGIAAIGTFTAGVPVPKAMTDAIAAVAAWKLGLVGIDPRAHVRLVSTNSLSKYPAGTRGTFTAVSGHTDGYWTACPGAALMARLPEIREHAAHLQGRR, via the coding sequence ATGTGCGCCCGACGAACCACTCCGCCACACCGCGCCCGTGGCGCGCTGCGGGGGGTTGGCGCAAGGTGGCGAAGGGAACGACGGCGGACCGGGCCCGGCACCGACGGCGATACGGGGCCGCGTCCGGCGGCCCTGGCCCGCATACCCCGCCCCGCGCGCATCGCTCTCGCCTGTGTCCCCGGCCTGGTCGCCGTCACCGGTCTCGTGCTGTGTGCCGTGGGCGTCGACCGCACGCCCGGTGAGGCAAAGCGTCCCGTCGCGGCGCGGGCCGCCGTGGGGCACCAGGCCGCCCGGCCCCCGATCGTGCCGCGGGAACGCTGGCTGGCGGACGCCGCCTACACCCGGCCGCCGACCCGGTACGCAGGCCGTGTGACCGCCGTGTTCGTGCACCACACCGACTCACCGAACGGCTACGACTGCGCCGACGCACCCAAGATCATCCGATATCTGTACGCGGGACAGGCCGGGGTCCGGCACTGGGACGACATCGGCTACAACTTCCTCGTCGACCGCTGCGGCACGATCTACGAGGGCCGGGCGGGCGGCATCGACCGGGCCGTCGTCGGCGCGCACACGCAGGGCTTCAACGTGGGCACGATGGGCATCGCCGCGATAGGGACCTTCACGGCGGGAGTGCCGGTCCCGAAGGCCATGACCGACGCCATAGCGGCCGTCGCCGCCTGGAAACTCGGCCTCGTGGGCATCGACCCGCGCGCCCACGTACGGCTCGTCTCCACCAACAGCCTGAGCAAGTACCCGGCCGGCACCCGCGGGACCTTCACCGCCGTCTCCGGCCACACCGACGGCTACTGGACGGCCTGTCCGGGCGCCGCCCTGATGGCCAGGCTGCCCGAGATCAGGGAACACGCGGCCCACCTCCAGGGCAGGCGCTAG
- a CDS encoding DUF4240 domain-containing protein, producing the protein MDETEFWELVDATREAAEGDPEEQADLLVERLVQLDPEMVLDFARHFEARYNRAYMWDLWGAAWILLDGASDDAFDFFRCWLIGQGREVYEAAVHDPDKLADLLTDFDDEVDGDGEELGYAADEAYEQLTGTVAPDLGIPAAPAEPLGTALDLENQAQLAERFPQLWDRFAD; encoded by the coding sequence ATGGACGAGACGGAGTTCTGGGAGCTGGTGGACGCGACCCGCGAGGCCGCGGAGGGCGACCCCGAGGAGCAGGCCGACCTGCTCGTGGAGCGGCTCGTCCAGTTGGACCCCGAGATGGTCCTGGACTTCGCCCGTCACTTCGAGGCCCGTTACAACCGCGCGTACATGTGGGACCTGTGGGGCGCGGCCTGGATCCTGCTCGACGGGGCGAGCGACGACGCCTTCGACTTCTTCCGCTGCTGGCTGATCGGCCAGGGCCGGGAGGTGTACGAGGCCGCCGTGCACGATCCGGACAAGCTGGCCGACCTGCTCACGGACTTCGACGACGAGGTCGACGGGGACGGTGAGGAGCTGGGCTACGCGGCGGACGAGGCGTACGAGCAGCTCACCGGCACGGTCGCCCCGGACCTCGGTATTCCGGCCGCTCCGGCCGAGCCGCTGGGCACCGCGCTGGACCTGGAGAACCAGGCACAGCTGGCGGAGCGTTTCCCCCAGCTGTGGGACCGGTTCGCGGACTGA
- a CDS encoding SDR family oxidoreductase produces the protein METTAQTAAQESAPQLVGKVALVGGATRGAGRAMAVELGRAGATVYVTGRTTREHVSEVGRTTETIEETAELVDAAAGTTGRGIAVPTDHLEPEQVRALVDRIDREQGRLDILVNDMWGGDVLLDWSAEKQPDMWDMDLDKGLRIMRLGIESHIITSHTALPLLVRNPGGLLVEVTDGTEEYNRRYRKPFFYDLAKTTPIRMAHDLGEELKEHGCTAVCLTPGWLRSEAMLDTAFKVTEENWRDACAHVPHFAISETPTYVGRALVALAADPDASRWNGQSLSSGGLAQEYGFTDVDGSTPDAWRYLIEVESQGKPADVTGYR, from the coding sequence ATGGAGACGACAGCACAGACCGCAGCGCAGGAGTCCGCACCACAACTCGTGGGAAAGGTCGCCCTGGTCGGGGGCGCCACACGCGGCGCCGGACGGGCCATGGCGGTGGAACTGGGCCGCGCCGGAGCCACGGTGTACGTGACGGGACGCACGACCCGAGAGCACGTCAGCGAGGTCGGCCGGACCACCGAGACCATCGAGGAGACGGCCGAACTGGTCGACGCGGCCGCGGGCACCACCGGACGGGGCATCGCCGTCCCGACGGACCACCTGGAACCAGAACAGGTACGCGCCCTCGTCGACCGCATCGACCGCGAACAGGGCCGCCTGGACATCCTCGTCAACGACATGTGGGGCGGAGACGTCCTCCTCGACTGGTCGGCGGAGAAACAGCCCGACATGTGGGACATGGATCTCGACAAGGGGCTGCGGATCATGCGTCTCGGCATCGAGTCGCACATCATCACCAGCCACACCGCCCTGCCGCTCCTCGTCCGCAACCCCGGCGGGCTGCTCGTCGAGGTCACCGACGGCACGGAGGAGTACAACCGCCGCTACCGCAAACCGTTCTTCTACGACCTCGCCAAGACGACCCCCATCCGCATGGCCCACGACCTCGGGGAGGAGCTCAAGGAGCACGGCTGTACGGCGGTCTGTCTCACCCCGGGCTGGCTGCGCTCGGAGGCGATGCTCGACACCGCCTTCAAGGTCACCGAGGAGAACTGGCGGGACGCCTGCGCGCACGTCCCGCACTTCGCGATCTCCGAGACGCCCACCTACGTCGGACGGGCCCTGGTCGCACTCGCCGCCGACCCCGACGCGTCCCGCTGGAACGGACAGTCGCTCTCCAGCGGCGGCCTGGCCCAGGAGTACGGCTTCACGGACGTCGACGGCTCGACGCCCGACGCGTGGCGCTACCTGATCGAGGTGGAGTCACAGGGCAAGCCGGCGGACGTGACGGGCTACCGGTAG
- a CDS encoding helix-turn-helix transcriptional regulator, whose protein sequence is MRAARLIKMVLLLQSRPSMTAAELARELEVSERTITRDAQALSEAGVPVYADRGRAGGYRLIGGYRTRLTGLARSEAEALFLSGVPGALREMGLEDAASAARLKVSAALLPSLKDASRTASQRFHLDAPAWFAEPRTPELLPEVAEAVWDDRRIIARYRRQETDVERELEPYGLILKAGVWYVCARVPDPGSFRVYRIDRFTSVEPGDERFSRDEGFDLPGFWAERAAQFARSLLRASVVVRLTEAGARRLRRTVDPLSAQEALAAAGPPDDTGRVTLTLPVESYDVAFTQLLSLGPEVEVLEPSGLRGRFAEAAARTAAYYDAQD, encoded by the coding sequence ATGCGTGCTGCCCGGCTGATCAAGATGGTGTTGCTGCTTCAGTCCCGGCCGTCGATGACGGCCGCCGAGCTCGCTCGGGAGCTGGAGGTGTCGGAGCGGACGATCACCCGGGACGCGCAGGCCCTGTCGGAGGCGGGCGTCCCGGTGTACGCGGACCGCGGCCGGGCCGGCGGGTACCGGCTGATCGGCGGGTACCGCACGCGACTCACCGGGCTCGCCAGGAGCGAGGCCGAGGCCCTGTTCCTCTCGGGCGTGCCCGGCGCGCTCCGGGAGATGGGCCTGGAGGACGCCGCCTCCGCCGCCCGGCTGAAGGTGTCCGCGGCCCTCCTCCCCTCCCTCAAGGACGCGTCCCGCACCGCGTCCCAGCGTTTCCACCTGGACGCCCCCGCCTGGTTCGCCGAGCCCAGGACGCCCGAGCTGCTGCCCGAGGTCGCGGAGGCGGTGTGGGACGACCGTCGGATCATCGCGCGCTACCGGCGCCAGGAGACCGACGTGGAGCGCGAGTTGGAGCCGTACGGGCTCATCCTCAAGGCGGGCGTCTGGTACGTCTGCGCCCGCGTTCCCGATCCCGGATCCTTCCGCGTCTACCGCATCGACCGGTTCACGTCGGTCGAGCCCGGCGACGAGCGCTTCAGCCGCGACGAGGGGTTCGACCTGCCGGGCTTCTGGGCGGAGCGGGCGGCCCAGTTCGCGCGCTCGCTCCTGCGGGCGTCGGTCGTGGTGCGGCTCACCGAGGCGGGCGCGCGGCGGCTGAGGCGAACCGTCGATCCGCTCTCCGCGCAGGAGGCCCTGGCGGCGGCCGGCCCTCCCGACGACACGGGCCGGGTGACGCTGACGCTGCCGGTCGAGTCGTACGACGTCGCGTTCACCCAGCTCCTCTCCCTCGGCCCCGAGGTGGAGGTCCTGGAGCCGTCCGGACTCCGCGGGCGCTTCGCCGAGGCGGCGGCCCGGACGGCGGCGTACTACGACGCGCAGGACTGA